The genomic region TTCGCTCGGAAAATCTTTGGATTTTACGTCGGTGATATAATGCTCTACGGAGTGTTTTATGTCATCAAAGAGGTTCATATATCTTCTCAGAAAACGGGGATTAAACTCCTTATTTATCCCCAGCATATCGTGCAATACCAATACCTGTCCATCGGTTCCGGGACCAGCACCAATTCCAATGGTAGGAATCTTTATACTTTGAGAAACCTCTCTTGCCAGCTTAGCAGGAATTTTCTCAAGAACAATAGAGAAACAACCGATACTTTCCAGCAACACGGCATCTTCTCTCAAACGCGTTGCTTCTCCCTCTTCTTTGGCCCTCACTACATACGTTCCAAATTTATATATCGACTGTGGTGTAAGTCCCAGATGGCCCATGACAGGAACACCTGCAGATACAATCCGCTCTATCGCCTCTTTTACCTCACGACCACCCTCCAGCTTGACAGCATGAGCTCCGGTTTCTTTCATGATACGTATGGCGGAATTTAAAGCTTCCTTAGAATTACCCTGGTAAGAACCAAATGGAAGATCCACCACTACCAAAGAGCGACGAACTGCTCTTACAACAGATGCCGCGTGATAAATCATCTGCTCTAAAGTAATGGGCAGCGTAGTTTCATGTCCGGCCATGACATTACTGGCAGAATCTCCAACAAGGATGACATCCATTCCCGCTGCATCAATGATTTTAGCCATACTGAAGTCATAGGCCGTAAGCATGGCTATCGGCTCACCATGTCTTTTCATTTCCAATAAAGTATGCGTGGTAATCTTTCGAACTTCTCCCTGTGTTGACATTACGTGTGAGTTTATGAGATAATAGGTAATGAAAAGAAATTAATTTTCTTTAGGCAAAACGAATATATTTTTATCTTCAACCGGCTTAGAACTATTCTTATTGTCAGTCTTTGACTTTCCTATGGGCTCGTTTTTGATGATTGCATTCAAAGTTCGAATCGAGTCTTTTAAGGAAGTATTTTGTTTTGTTAATTCATCAGCTCTCAATTTCTCAGCCTTCAGATTTTTTGACAATGAAATAACGACATCACCACTTTCATTGCCTTTCACCATTTCCTTGTACTTATTCAAATCAGCATTTATAAGTTGGAGGGAATCAAAACTTGCATCCTTTTGTTTTATCTTTTTTTCAAGCTGTGCCACCCGGGTTTCATAACCTGCTTTCATCTTAATTTGCTCCATCTCCATGCCTTTAAACGAATCCATCCTTTCCCTCAAATCACTGTTCTCCTCCTGCAGTTTATTGAGTTGCGATTTCAAATCAATAATGGATTCTGCAAGCGCGATAAGATCATTCTCATTGGAATTGTCCTCCTTCGTTTTCCCTTCCTGTTGTGCCTCAGCCAAATTTTTATCGTTAGTAAAAATATAGACGAAATCAATTTTTCCCATCGCACCCGGACCGATTATGAATCCGAGGTTCCCTTCATTATATGCTATCTCAGAAAAGCTTAACAAAATATTATTGTTCAGATAGAGATCATACTTTTTATCAAAAGTTCTGACTTCAAAGAGATTTGCCATGTTTATGGGTTTCAACAGACTTGTTTTAGACCATCCGCCATCTTTTGGATTTCCTGTGAGATATTCGTACCCGCTTCCACTAATCTGTCTAAGACGATATTGTTGTTGTTGGTTGATTTCAAAAATAAATCCTCCCTTTCCACCGGGTTGTGCCATAAAAACACAACCAATACTACCATCCTGATCATTACTCTTGACCAGCTTCAATGAAGTTACAAATCTGAAATTTGAAAAAGGTTGGTCAAATTCACCGATTACTGCAAAAGGAGAGAGCTTTGATTTACGCTGAAGTATATATTCGCCCTCCTGCATAATGAGCATATTTTCACTGTTTGAAACTATCGCCCACTCCGTAGCAGAGGAGTCAAATGTCTCTTGATACAGCGGATATTCAAATCGCTCCAACACTTGAGCTTTAATTCCAACCGGTCGGGATTGCGAAAAAACATAAACAGGAAACATCAGATAAAAGAGCACAGTCAGAATGTAGTTTTTTCGCATTTCCATCTTGTAATCTACAAAGGTACAAATGCTATTTGAATTAGAAACCGGAAAAGCAAAATGCTCTTCCGGTTTCTAATTGAAGCGGTCTACCGTGGATTTCAATACGATTTCCCGATAAAAGGTGTTGATTTTTATTCAATTATTCAAATCATGTTTTGCAAGACCATCTATCTTCAAAATCTGATTTGAAATTAACGACTTTTGATATAACGAATGGCATCCAGAAGTTTACCCTCACTCATGATGGAGACAAGATAGACGCCTTGTGCCAGATTTTCAGTGCCATAGCCGAAAGCTCCATCAGAAGATAATTGTCCGGCATATAAGACACGTCCGGTAATGTCCAGAATCCTGATTTCGGGATTTCTGCCATTTAAATCTTCTTTCAAGCGAATTCGAAATGCACCATTACCCGGATTAGGATAGATGCTAAAGAGACTACCGCTTTTCACTTCATTCAATGACTGGGTGCCCTCTGTTACAGAGAACTTATCAAAACCACCTTCGAGATAATTTCCTGAAGCTGCCTTATCCGAAATGTATACCCGTAGTTTCATTGTAGTTCCCGGCGTAATGAAATTTAACACCCGGAAACTACTATTCACCCATGTACCCACACCGGGATTGGAAAAACTGACTGATTCAAGTTGTACGGATGCAACACCATTTTCAAGAGAAATAAACATAGTATCTCTGGAAGCCAGGGGTACACTTGGAGGACAAGCAAACCATCGTGAATAGTTAATATATGGATCAGCATAAGTACTTAGATCAAAAAAAGGAGAAACTAATTCTGTATAGCCATCGTCTACGTTATCATTGCTGGGTGAACCACCTCCGTTACCTGTTACAAATGCAAATTCTCCACAATCGTTTGAAACATCAAATCCCGGATTTAAGGGTATCGCACCCAAACTTGTCGCTACAGGAATTCCTCTTTCCCAATCACCATTTGACACGGTTGAATTTACCGTCCATCCCAGATCAGTGATAAAATCATCATAGTAACCTGAACTTAAAGATAAAACTACAGGCGCCTGACCGTCTACAAAAACACTCTGGCAAAATGAATTATGCCCCCAACTTGTGGCCGTAATATCCATCATCCCTGAACTTAACGTAGTGAAGCTGAAATTTCCGGAACCATCCGCGATTGTAAATGCAGTGTTGTCACCGTCATTTGCAAATACTGAAGCACCGGGAATAGGATTCCCGCTTCCTTGTTCTGTGACAGTTCCTAAAAGTACGAATGGAGAAAGAACTACGTTCAACAAAGTCAATTGTCCATTGGTTAATACTACACCCTGAAGTGTTTTTGTGATATAGCCCGGTTTTCTGAATTCTATATCAAATGTACCGGCGCTGGCCAGTCCTGTTTTAAAGTCTCCTGATAAATTCGTTTTGCTTTTTTTATCAGTTGGAAGGATGCTTACATTGACATTCGATAAGGGCAAGCCGGTAATAGAATCCGTAACATTCCCTTCCAGGTAGCAGGCGCGTACATAATTGGGCTCTAAAACATAAACACCGCCATCCACATCTGCGACTATGATATTACCACTGGGCAGATAGGGGGAGGCATCCCAGCATAAATAACTACCGGTTGGATAAGAGGCAATTTCTATGATATTATCGGGTCTTGCCGCATCACAAATGGTAAGTTGACTTCCATAACTTGGATTGATTAAAAAATCATTCAACACTCTCACATTATGAACTTCACTGGCAGGCATACTATCAGTAAAATATTCATCCACCAATTTTATATTTCCAAGATTACTCACATCAAAGGATCCCAATGGTTTATTGGGCAATTCATCAGTAGTAAACAAGAACTGAGAATTATCTGAAAGCCATGTATTATGACAAAACTGACCGGGAGTACTTTGAGTGGCCAGCAATACGGGATTTGTTTTATCAGAGATGTCTACGACACTGAACAATCCGGCATAAATCTCACCTGCCCACAAGGTATCTCCTCTGATGTAGCCGTCATGAATATAATTCAGATTATACTGTCCGACGTAAACCGGATTCCAGGGATCAGCAAGGTCAAGGATAACAGCACCACCGGCAGCAAGGCCGCCACCAGTGCCGAAGACATACGCATATCCGTCAGTGACCGCAATCGTATGAGCTGTGCCCAGCTGGTTGTTTATTAAACCATCTCCATAATAATGTTTAGACGGGACAGAATCCGGGAGATAACTAAGGTCAATGATCATCACACCACCACCACCTTCACTCACTGCATAGGCATACTTTCCGGCTGTTTTCACTTCTCTCCATAAACTGGACTGACCGGGCAGAGCAGGAACAGATAGAATCTCAATTGGGTTTGTCGCAACGGTTACATCGACAATAGCAAGACGATCATTCACACCTACCAATGCATATTCATTACCCAGCGAATCAACATAATGCCAAATACCGGCACAAGTATTTGAAGGATAGGGGAGATGACCTTTCAAATTTAAGTTAAACTGAGCCGTCGCAATAGTTTGAAGAAATAACAATAGCATTAAACTGTATACTTTATTCATAATTGTTTTGGGATTTTTGGTATTCAAATGTAGGTTTAAATCTCTGAATACTTACAGAAAATCCAATGAAATAATCAATAAAGTGTAAAAAAAACGAGATGGGATGTTGTTAAGTTATTCTGAAACAAATATCAAAAATTCGATTTGCAATCAAAATACTAAATTTCTTCCATACAACGGCTAATCTTTTGTTCCAATTGCTTTGAAATACCGACCAAAGGCAATCGAACAAAATCGTCTGTGATCTCCAATTGCTTGAGAACATATTTAATACCTGCAGGGCTTCCTTCAGCAAACAGCAATGGTATTAATGGTAATAAATCATAGTGCAATTGTTGTGCTCTTTTCATCTCAAACTTTAACGCATTACGAACCATTTCGGAGGTTTGCTTCGGATAGGCATTTGCAACTACAGAAATCACCCCATCTGCACCAGCCGCCAGAAGAGGAAGGGTGAGACCATCATCCCCGGAAATCACCAAAAAGCCATTAGATCTTTGACGGATAATAGACATAATTTGTTCAACATTTCCACTCGCCTCTTTTACTCCAATAATATTAGATTGAGATCCGGCTATTTCCAGCGTTGTTTCGGCCAAAATATTGGAGCCTGTACGACCGGGCACATTGTAAATAATTACCGGAACAGGAGCTTCTTCAGCAATTACCTTATAATGTTGGACAATGCCCTTTTGAGATGGCTTATTATAGTAGGGAGAAACGGAAAGGATTGCTGAAATTCCTTCAAAGTCAGATTGCCTGATTTTTTCAAGTATTTCTTGTGTGTTATTTCCACCAAGACCGAGAACAACCGGCAAACGGTTCGCATTTGTTTCCAAAACACAATCAACAACAGCCTTCTTCTCATTCATATTCAATGTCACACTTTCACCCGTGGTTCCCAGTGGAACGAGGTATTCACATTTACCTTTGATGATATGTTCAACCAAGCGGGAGAGTGATTTAAAATCAACGCTGCCATTTTTATGAAATGGAGTAACAATTGCAACGCCCGTCCCGGTAAGTTTTTTAATGAGCTGATTCATAATTAAAGGATTTTAAATAATGATTTACCTGTTCAACAAATTGAGAAAATGTTAATGTATCTGAAACACTCAGCATAAAATCATAAAACGGAACAGCCAGGCGATCGTACTTTCCTATTTTAAATCCGGCATTGGAGCTGGCAACTATATATCTGAAAGGGATACTATTTCCTGTATGTAGATCGATTAAAATATCAAATTCACGATGAACAAAATTTTTAACAACAGGAGCAATGGGTTTATAATACCAATTAAGGTCTTTCCGGGTAAAAAAATCAAGACCTAATTTTGAAAATCGCATCGGTGGCAACTCCTTATCATCAAAGTACCCTAGTGCGAGCACTTCTTTATGATCCTGCTCTCTCATCATCTTTACATACTTCCTTACCAACTCAAAATGTTTTTCATTGGTTGAATCATACAAAATGCCGATAGACTTTGCTTCTTCAAAAGAAACCAAACGTCTGTTATGACGATCGCTTCTATACTCCCTCAGAAACAAATACCGGCCAATTTTCTGACGGAATGATTTCTTCATTTTTACGTCTTTAGGGTATAAAATTAATAATTTAATAATAACATGGGAAATAGCTATAAATTGAACCAGCAAATTATAAACCTGTATTTAGACGTGGCATAAATCATTTATAAAAGTGAATAAACGCTGCTACTTATACTTTCATTAAAAGTTAACTTATTCTATATCATCAAAAAAACCATGAATAGCGCTAATTCCCGGACATTCCAATCAACTCCATAAAGGCCTCTTCATTCAATATTTTCACGCCAAGTTCAGTTGCCTTTTCCAATTTACTCGGACCACAATCACTACCGGCAAGTAAAATGGACGTCTTCTTAGTCACACCTGAACCAACTTTTCCGGCATTTTCTTCAATTATGCGCTTATAATCTTCTCTGGAATGCTTTTCGAAAGTACCGGTAATAACAACAGTTAATCCTTTTAAGATTTCACTCACTTTAAGGGTTTGTTCGCTTTCGGAAATTTCAAATCTTAATCCGGCATTTTTAAGCCGATTGATTATTGTTCTGTTCTTTTCGTCTGCAAAATATTCCAATATACTTGCTGCTATTTTTTCTCCCACTTCAGGAGCCTCCATCAATTGAAACGATGTGGCATGAGCTATAGCATCCATATTGTGAAAATGAAGTGCCAGCTTCTTTGCAACAGTATCGCCTACAAATCGAATTCCGATAGCGAATAATACTCTGCCAAATGGAACAGCTTTTGACTTGTTGATCCCATCAATAATATTTCCTGCAGATTTCTCTTTAAATCTATCCAGTTTCATAATAGCCTGCGCCGTCAGTGAATAGATATCGGCAACATCTTTCAATAAGCCTTTTGCAACAAACAAATCAATAGTCTCAGAACCGAGTCCTTCAATGTTCATTGCTTTTCTGGAAGTAAAATGTTCTATTCTCCCTCTAATTTGTGGCGGACAACCACTTTCGTTCGGGCAATAATGCTGGGCTTCCCCGTCTTTGCGAATAAGCTTAGTTCCGCATTCAACACATTCTTCTATAAATCTCACGGGTTTCGCACCCTCTTTTCTTTTTGAAATATCAACTCCGGTAATCTTTGGGATAATTTCACCACCCTTCTCCACAAAAACGATGTCCTCATAATGCAAATTCAGTTTTTCAATTTGATCTGCATTATGAACAGAAGCCCTTTTCACAGTAGTTCCGGCAAGAAGTACAGGTTCGAGATTAGCAACTGGAGTGATAGCCCCGGTTCTTCCCACCTGGTAACTAATGCTGAGCAGCCGGGTTGATACAGATTGAGCTTTATACTTGTAAGCAATGGCCCAGCGTGGTGATTTAGCAGTAAAACCGAGTTCTTCCTGTTGTCGGAAACTATTCACTTTCAATACTACGCCATCTATATCAAAAGGCAATTCTTCCCGGGCAGCTTCCCAATATGTAATATATTGAAACACCTCCTCTATACTTTTGCAAACACGTCTGTCTCCGGAAATTTTAAATCCCCAGGATGCTGCCTTTTGTAATGACTCTTCATGAGTTGAAAAGGGTAACTGATCACCATAAACGGCATATAAAAAACAATCCAGCTTTCTTCTTGCCACTTCGGCACTATCCTGCAATTTCAAAGTACCTGCAGCAGAATTTCGCGGATTGGCAAAAGGCGTTTCTCCAATATCCACCCGCTCTTCATTAATTTTTTTAAATATGGCTAGCGGTAGAATAATCTCTCCTCTGATCTCGATATTTTCAGGGTAATTATTCCCTCTTAATGTTAGCGGAATTGATTTGATCGTCTTTACATTCGATGTGACGTCATCTCCCTGTACACCATCGCCCCGTGTTAAGGCTTGTACCAGTTTACCTTTAGAATAGGTAAGGCCAATGGCCACACCATCAAATTTTAGTTCACAAACATACTCCAGCGACTCCCCGGCCAAAGTCTTTTCAATACGCTCATGGAATTCCCGTAAATCCTGTTCCGAATAGGTATTTCCCAGTGAAAGCATGGGATACTTATGTTTAACAGTTTTAAAATCTTTCGTAATGGTTCCTCCAACCCGCTGAGTGGGTGAATCGGAAAGTTGTAAGTCCGGAAATTGTTTCTCAAGTGTGATTAATTCGTCTAAAAGCATATCAAAATCTCTGTCCGAAATTTCAGGTTCAGCTAATACATAATACTTGAAATTATGTTCATTTATCGCAGCAGTAAGTTCTATGATTTTTTTTTCAGCTGATTCCTTGTTCATTGTATATTACCAATAGGCCCGAAAATAGATCAATCGGGTGAATAAGTGTGTCTTTACTGCTAAATTACAATAATTACAAAGATTTTACAGTGATTTTATAATGTTTAAACATATAATTTGTATAATTGGCATTCACTGTTGTCCGGTTAAAACAAAAGTCGGTTGTTCTGATAGTTGAACTATCTGATTTCCAATTGAGGGTTGTTGAATAGAAGAAAGTAAGCCCTTGTTAAAATCACGAATCTTCGAAAAGAAGTATTTGTTTGGCTTGATGATCTTTGTTTCGTCGCAGAGCTTTTTCAGGAGAGGTTAAAAATTGCCATATATCGATATACGTGGCCAAATGCATTCGAATCATAGAGCTAAGATTAGAGAGTGACCATATTCTTTTTTTTACTGATTTCTTGACTACTTTTATAAGTAAGTCAGCAATTAGAGAGCACCAGATTTGTATCCTTATTGCATTTTCAGAATCACCCAAAAAATACTTTAACTGATAATTTTGTTTTATGCTTTTAAAGGTAGTCTCTATTTGCCACCTTTTTTTGTACAATCCAGCTATATTAGAAGGACTAAATCGCTCATGATTGGTAACAAATTCAAAATGCCGCTGCTTCTCCGTGTCCCAGAATAAAACTCTTCTTGCCAGAATTACTTCTGTACCTTTAAAAGTGCCTCGGCCTAATAAAATCTTTTGATCAGACAGGACACCTGCCTTTTTCTGTTTTTCATTCACATTAAATTCTTCTAATACTTGATAAACCGAATCACTTCTCATTCTAGTCACCCACCATACCCCCTGTTCAGTCCATTTTTGCCATTGACGGTAGTTGAAATACCCTCTGTCAAAGACCAGTATTGAACCTTTTTCGGCTATTACTTTTGAAAGGAAAACACGATCATTTTCCTTGGCCGGGGTTAAGTAAACTATATCGGGTATGCCATGAATTGGATTCAACATTACATGGGCCTTAACACCTCCTTTGCGCTTCCCGTCTTTGGAAAAGCAACCGGCTCCACCCATCACGTCACTAAAGAGTTCAAACGTTGTAGAATCGATTAAAAGCAATCGGGAATCAATATCGTTGGATCTGCGGCTGTCCGGTAAACTGGATCTGGAATACATCTTCACTAAGTCATGGAATAACTGCTCGAAAAATTGAGCAGATCGCCGTTGATTGGCCTCTGACAGGGTACTCCTTTTGGGGTATGATTTGACCCCCTAAATGTTTTAAGCGATGCTCCCAGGCCTGCATTCCGGTAACGACTTCTCTTATTGACGTACATCGTTGAAAAACACAGAACAACATGGACACCAAATGTTCATAGGTGCTAAAGCTTTTTACATACCGATTTGTTTGATAATGGCTTGACAGCCGAGACACCATCTCTCTGGGAATTAACTTTAAAAGCTGCGTAAAGATCGGCTGTCCGGTAAAACTTGTACTTTTGCTCATGATGATACTGTTTTAAGCGCAACTCAAAACTAATCATCTTTAAGGGAGGAGAAATCTTCCCTTTTATTTTTTACATTTTTATACTTTCCCCGGACAACAGTGAATTGGCATTCCAAACCAAATAATATATTAAATATGAAAAGAACCTTTACTCTAAGTTCAATATTTCTGGTAACCATTATTATTCTACTGCAGACCAGTGGAAATGAGGCGATCAGTAACAACACTGGTGCTCCGGCCGGCAGGACAGGATCTCCATTTGACAATGCAACTTGTGCAGCATCAAATTGTCATGCCGGATCCGCGACTGTTTCACCAACACAAATTATCAGTTCAAACATTCCTGTAACGGGCTATGTCCCCGGTCAGACTTACACGATAACGGCATCGCCTGCACAAACAGGAATCAATAAATATGGTTTCCAGATCTCGCCCATGAATGCCAGTGGTGCGTTACAGGGAAGTATTGTGGTTACAAACCCCTCTACTACTAAAATTGTCAGTACGAAATATATTACACATACTTCAAGTGGTACAGCCGGAACAGGAGGACGAACATGGTCGTTCAATTGGGTAGCTCCTGTTGCGGGTACAGGGAATGTGACGTTTTATGGTGCTTTTAATTTCTCAAACGGAAATTCACAATCCAATGGTGACATCATCCGCACCAACACGCTCACGGTTTCCGAAGATCAGGGAACTGCAGGAATTTCTTCCGTAGAGGGTGATCCATTTAACACCATACTTTTTCCAAATCCCGTGATCAATGAGGCGACATTACGATTGAACCTGATCGATAATTCTCCGGTCAGCATTCAATATCTCGATATCACCGGAAAGAGTCTTTCTGAAAAGATCACTTACACCGGCAGACCCGGTTTACAGGACTTTAATATTACGGTTCCTGCCCATTTAGAGACAGGAATTTACCGGTTACTGGTTAGCGTTGGTGATCAACAAGCATTGAAATCGTTCTATAAAAAATAAAAAGTCACTTCATCAAAAAAGGCTGATTCCGGAAGGGTCAGCCTTTTTTTTAGTACTACGTTAATTCTAGTATACTCTGGTAAAACTATAGGAACCGGGTGGTGTTACGATCAGCGGCACTTTTTCAACTAGAACCGTGCTGGAATCAAGTCCAAAAGCTTTTTCTTCGCTCAGGCTCATTCTCTTCATAAAAAAATATATATTCAGAATAAACTTTGTATAAAACTTAAGCGTGTTTTCGTAGGATAAAAATTTCTCCATAACAATAAAGCGGAAATCTCCTGCAAGATGTTCTTTATTCAGGGACGCATAGCGACTGGTAATGTCAACTTCTTTTCTTTCCACCAATTCCTGAACCACCTGACGAAACATGAGATTAATTCTCGGCTCAATGCGAAATCCGATTTTAAACCGCACATGTACAATTTTATCTTCTACCAATTCCTTCACACTATACTCCAGGGTATAAGGTTCATCTACAACATCTACATGCACTAGCCAGTAAACATCAGCCCGCTTAGGTTGCTTTTGAAGAATGGAGTAAATGATTTTATTTTCAACTTCCTTATCGGTTCTGGCGCTCGTCAAATAAACAAGATGAGTAGCGTATTTCGGGATAGTTTCATCCTTGCTCACATCCGAGATGATTTCAAAATACTTCTCGAGCTTTACAAATTCAACCATGCCGGTTCTGATCTTTCGTGCTTCATACCATACCCACATGATAGCCACAATTACTGCCAGAATGATTATAGTAACATATCCTCCATGAGAGAACTTACTGAGATTCGCCACCAGGAAAGCGATTTCTATGCACATTAAAACAACAAAAATAAATCCAATCAATACCCGATTGTATTTTTTCAGATAGAGATAGTAGGTTAAAAGCAATGTTGTCATGAGCATTGTAATAATGATAGAAAGTCCATAAGCAGCTTCCATCTTCGACGATTGCTGGAAATAAAGTACGATTCCAATACATCCTAAACAGAGTAACCAGTTGATAGTGGGGATATATAACTGTCCTCTTAAATCGGTGGGATATTCTATTCTTCCCTTTGGAAGAAAATCAAGGCGCATTCCTTCATTAATGAGTGTAAAAATACCACTGATAAAAGATTGACTGGCAACGATTGCAGCAGAAGTGGCTATGATAATTCCGGTCAGTACAAACCAATCCGGCATCAGCGCATAAAAGGGTTTTATCCCTTCAATTGCTTTGCCGGTGTGATTTAAGAGCCAGGCGCCCTGTCCAAAATAATTTGCAAGTAAAGCTACCTTCACAAATCCCCAACTCACTCTGATATTATTCCTGCCACAATGTCCTAAATCAGTATATAAAGCTTCTGCTCCTGTAGTACATAAAAATACCGCACCGAGTATCCAGAAGCCCTCCGGATAGGAGGTAAGCAGGTGATATGCATAATAGGGATTTATTGCTTTAAATACAACCGGATTCTCAAAGATGGCAATCACTCCTAAGATTAATAACATCGAAAACCAAACCAACATGACCGGACCAAAAAATCGTCCAACGAATCTTGTACCGAACTGTTGAATAAAAAACAAAGCAAAAATGATAAAGGTGACAATTGGAACAGTCGGAATATCCGGGTTGATTACTTTAAGTCCCTCAATAGCGGAAGAAACCGAAATAGGAGGGGTAATAATTCCATCTGCCAACAAAGCAGCCCCTCCAATCATAGCGGGAATGGCTAACCATTTGATATGCATTTTGCGCACCAATGCATACAATGAAAAAATTCCGCCTTCACCTTTATTGTCAGCCCGAAGCGTGAGAATGATATACTTTAAGGTAGTCAGAATGGTTAGTGTCCAAAATACGCAGGAAAGCCCCCCTAAAACTAAACTTTCTTCAATCGGCTTTGATCCTATAACAGCACTCATCACGTAGAGTGGTGAAGTACCAATGTCGCCATACACTATTCCAAGTGTTACCAACATACCGGCAGTAGTAACTTTGGAGTGATTGATATGCCCGCTGGCCATTTCCCGAATATATACTGATTAGCTTATTGGACGCTTTGATTAGTTGTCCGCAATCTCTTTTCGTCTGCGTGATTTTTTTACGGGAGTAATATCCTTTACCGTTTCCTCAATAGTCGTTTCAAAATCAGCCAACACGTTCATATAATAAATATAGGCATCGTAAGGAGAATCATATGGACTGAAGTACTTATGTACATCTCCATCGCTCCAGAACTTAGTACACATGTAATAGAAATGGTCACTT from Bacteroidota bacterium harbors:
- a CDS encoding KUP/HAK/KT family potassium transporter, yielding MASGHINHSKVTTAGMLVTLGIVYGDIGTSPLYVMSAVIGSKPIEESLVLGGLSCVFWTLTILTTLKYIILTLRADNKGEGGIFSLYALVRKMHIKWLAIPAMIGGAALLADGIITPPISVSSAIEGLKVINPDIPTVPIVTFIIFALFFIQQFGTRFVGRFFGPVMLVWFSMLLILGVIAIFENPVVFKAINPYYAYHLLTSYPEGFWILGAVFLCTTGAEALYTDLGHCGRNNIRVSWGFVKVALLANYFGQGAWLLNHTGKAIEGIKPFYALMPDWFVLTGIIIATSAAIVASQSFISGIFTLINEGMRLDFLPKGRIEYPTDLRGQLYIPTINWLLCLGCIGIVLYFQQSSKMEAAYGLSIIITMLMTTLLLTYYLYLKKYNRVLIGFIFVVLMCIEIAFLVANLSKFSHGGYVTIIILAVIVAIMWVWYEARKIRTGMVEFVKLEKYFEIISDVSKDETIPKYATHLVYLTSARTDKEVENKIIYSILQKQPKRADVYWLVHVDVVDEPYTLEYSVKELVEDKIVHVRFKIGFRIEPRINLMFRQVVQELVERKEVDITSRYASLNKEHLAGDFRFIVMEKFLSYENTLKFYTKFILNIYFFMKRMSLSEEKAFGLDSSTVLVEKVPLIVTPPGSYSFTRVY